A portion of the Poecilia reticulata strain Guanapo linkage group LG23, Guppy_female_1.0+MT, whole genome shotgun sequence genome contains these proteins:
- the LOC103459543 gene encoding low affinity immunoglobulin epsilon Fc receptor-like, which yields MSYEDRVVHLLTYLRTDFRSPRSITPSRPEYGPENKSTAIVEFKRIFKLIWHIVLIGILSGILLAVVLVIIIEWNTNQDVIMSLEQLKEEMAINTERLLEEKNLIAEQLNLTRANFSILKAEYDQMWDKSSCNLTVLEMEINRLNGVLKIAGQSRDQYEKQVKQLTNQVKSFQNNIRLLEQDKRKQSSILSSKRLDYIWSLCNRTTLRCSRCIRGWKEHNSRCFLLTKVDKNWENARIDCLKYKGDLAVVLNAEDQAFLTNLTFQFKKANPSINFHSAWIGLQDLVKEGVHFWVNGERIKWDAIYWRPGEPNNDITTRDTDQAGQDCVSIVPPNAVGPEGWMNSWDDITCDGKRHYICETEALILA from the exons ATGTCTTATGAAGACAGGGTCGTACATTTACTCACATATCTCCGAACCGATTTTAGGAGTCCAAG GTCTATTACGCCCTCAAGACCTGAATATGGACCTGAGAACAAAAGCACTGCCATCGTCGAATTTAAGAGGATATTCAAACTCATCTGGCATATTGTTTTGATCGGAATTCTGAGCGGCATCCTCCTCGCGGTGGTATTGGTCATCATTATTGAGTGGAACACCAACCAAGACGTGATAATGAGTCTAGAGCAACTCAAAGAGGAGATGGCGATCAACACTGAGAGGCTGCTAGAAGAGAAAAACTTGATTGCAGAACAGCTGAACTTAACCAGGGCAAACTTCTCCATTCTGAAGGCCGAGTATGACCAGATGTGGGACAAATCTTCTTGCAATTTAACCGTGCTGGAGATGGAAATCAACCGCCTGAATGGGGTCTTGAAGATAGCTGGACAAAGTAGAGATCAGTATGAGAAGCAGGTCAAGCAGCTGACGAACCAAGTGAAGAGTTTCCAGAATAATATCCGGCTTTTGGAGCAGGACAAGAGGAAACAGAGTTCAATCCTGTCCTCCAAACGGCTCGACTACATCTGGAGTCTTTGTAACCGGACCACGTTGAGGTGCTCCCGCTGCATTCGGGGTTGGAAGGAGCACAATTCCCGGTGCTTCTTACTGACCAAAGTGGATAAGAACTGGGAAAATGCTCGCATCGATTGCCTCAAATACAAGGGGGACCTAGCTGTTGTCCTGAACGCCGAAGATCAGGCGTTCCTGACGAACCTGACGTTCCAGTTTAAAAAGGCAAATCCCAGCATAAACTTTCACTCAGCGTGGATCGGACTGCAGGACTTGGTCAAGGAAGGAGTTCACTTCTGGGTCAATGGAGAGAGAATCAAATGGGATGCCATATACTGGAGACCTGGCGAGCCCAACAATGACATCACTACCCGGGACACTGATCAGGCCGGTCAGGACTGCGTGTCCATAGTACCACCGAATGCGGTGGGACCTGAGGGCTGGATGAACAGCTGGGATGACATTACTTGTGATGGGAAACGTCACTACATCTGTGAGACTGAAGCTCTGATTTTGGCCTAG
- the LOC103459492 gene encoding C-type lectin domain family 4 member M-like isoform X1 has protein sequence MTLLTYLRNAIMLHRSASYTPPELVQAPGNRTCSISMKKWKPNWYFVVIGILSGLVATLMALFIREFVNNQDLRTSLEQMQLAADNADKLHRISFSKRLDYIWDLCDRSTLQCSRCLPGWKEHASRCFFLSDVDKEWENARIDCLHHKGDLAMVHNAEDQAFLTNLTFQFKKANPDTNFHSAWIGLQDLVKEGSFFWVNGDKLKLDVRFWRPGKPNNSVATRDTEQAGLDCVSILPPDAAGPEGWMNSWDDISCAGKRHYICETDALILA, from the exons ATGACATTGCTCACATATTTAAGAAACGCTATAATGCTTCACAG GTCTGCTAGCTACACACCTCCAGAACTTGTCCAGGCACCTGGGAACCGAACATGCAGCATCTCTATGAAGAAATGGAAACCCAACTGGTATTTTGTTGTGATCGGAATTTTGAGCGGGCTCGTTGCCACACTGATGGCACTCTTCATTCGTGAGTTTGTCAACAACCAAGACTTGAGGACGAGTCTAGAGCAGATGCAGCTTGCAGCGGACAACGCCGATAAACTGCACAGAATCAGTTTCTCCAAGCGGCTCGACTACATCTGGGATCTTTGTGACCGGTCCACGCTGCAGTGCTCCCGCTGCCTGCCGGGGTGGAAGGAGCACGCTTCCCGGTGCTTCTTCCTGTCCGACGTGGATAAGGAATGGGAAAATGCTCGCATCGATTGCCTCCACCACAAGGGGGACCTAGCTATGGTCCACAACGCGGAAGATCAGGCGTTCCTGACGAACCTGACGTTCCAGTTTAAAAAGGCAAATCCCGACACAAACTTCCACTCAGCGTGGATCGGACTGCAGGACTTGGTCAAGGAAGGAAGCTTCTTCTGGGTCAATGGAGACAAACTCAAACTTGATGTCCGATTCTGGAGACCTGGCAAGCCCAACAACTCCGTAGCTACCCGGGACACTGAGCAGGCCGGTCTGGACTGCGTGTCCATTCTACCGCCGGATGCGGCGGGACCTGAGGGCTGGATGAACAGCTGGGATGACATTAGTTGTGCAGGGAAACGTCACTACATCTGTGAGACTGATGCTCTGATTTTGGCCTAG
- the prdm4 gene encoding PR domain zinc finger protein 4 produces the protein MNDMNLSPVGMDQLSVPSVSASHLGLPTSPTHNPIPTPGMPVAIPSLGPSLGSLPSALSLMLPMGPLSDRGVMCGLPERNYSLPPPPYPHLESSYFRHLLPGILSYLADRPPPQYIHPSSLNMDGTLSVASNNPSSLDPYSGPGGPLEQGLVPLDSRQVSGQADLHQAGPHELDSTGLAMESRVNSPLSPDRMGEELASMDGVVAVAVSDAQQLGRGRQPQPHEGLNSSGGVMPLHGPPVLELPVVMEPDHLGGRVGSSGTGGAGGGGGGGGGGGGGGNGGLGEQLHGSGEMNPSVVSVVLTGSMSNPGQLEPVSLHGHSGMGLEAVNVSSITAEVALGPENNLVLVNSTLQLEDPAPSKENMDAPCSIWCTLCERSYASDCPEHGPVTFIPDAPIQSRARLSLPRPLCLRISVTDEPLGVFARDVIPQRTCFGPMVGQHCSNVDLSDWPEKDTPQIWKMYHNNVLEFYIVTTDENECNWMMFVRKARTHEEQNLVAYPANGKLFFCTTTEIHPDQELLFYYSRDYCRLIGVPQVPDGQICQCGKECSSFSELKSHLNSHSSNHSHNQPVHSHSPSLQDHAQTQQQQPAPPQQHQELQSQQPQHVPPEEKLLNGSSSASSSPWPCSNPAAGQANGDSRSANRNSNSVASRGRGQGSVREKKFKCSMCSRAFITSTKLNVHFMGHVGMKPHKCEYCSKAFSDPSNLRMHLKIHTGQKNYKCTVCGKSFTQKSHVASHMLIHTGAEKLKCDLCDRSFIRKQDLRQHMFSHTNERQIQCTKCNKHFLKTNHLKKHMNSHEGKRDFVCEKCHKAFLTKYHLTRHLKICKGPKRDRTTRKEENVFKEEEEEEEDEEDDEEEDSRGRRGGDELNDEDYGLDVGGYNSEKSLSPPH, from the exons ATGAATGACATGAACCTGAGTCCTGTGGGCATGGACCAGCTGAGTGTGCCCTCAGTGAGTGCCAGCCACCTGGGTCTGCCCACTTCTCCCACTCACAATCCCATCCCCACCCCAG GCATGCCGGTGGCCATCCCCAGTCTGGGCCCGTCCCTCGGCTCCCTCCCCTCTGCTCTGTCCCTGATGCTGCCCATGGGTCCTCTCAGTGACAGAGGGGTGATGTGCGGCCTGCCTGAGAGGAATTACTCCCTGCCTCCTCCGCCGTATCCCCACCTGGAGAGCAGCTACTTCCGACACCTACTGCCAG GAATTTTGTCCTACCTGGCAGACCGTCCACCTCCTCAGTACATTCATCCCAGCAGCCTCAACATGGACGGGACACTGTCCGTGGCCAGCAACAATCCCTCCAGTCTGGACCCCTACAGCGGGCCTGGGGGCCCTCTGGAGCAGGGCCTGGTGCCCTTGGACTCGAGGCAGGTCAGCGGTCAGGCAGACCTTCACCAGGCCGGCCCTCATGAGCTGGACTCCACGGGGCTGGCAATGGAGTCACGTGTTAACAGCCCGCTGTCTCCTGACCGGATGGGGGAGGAGCTAGCCAGCATGGACGGGGTGGTGGCGGTGGCGGTATCTGATGCCCAGCAGCTCGGCAGAGGACGGCAGCCTCAGCCTCACGAGGGTCTGAACTCCTCCGGCGGGGTGATGCCTCTCCACGGGCCCCCCGTGCTGGAGCTGCCTGTGGTGATGGAACCGGACCACCTGGGAGGCAGAGTGGGAAGCTCCGGGACGGGAGGTGCTGGGGGCGGAGGAGGcgggggaggaggaggtggtggtggtggaaaCGGGGGGCTCGGGGAGCAGCTCCACGGGAGCGGAGAGATGAACCCGAGCGTGGTGAGCGTGGTGCTCACCGGCTCCATGTCCAACCCCGGCCAGCTGGAGCCCGTGTCTCTCCACGGACACTCGGGGATGGGGCTGGAGGCGGTCAACGTGTCCTCCATCACCGCCGAGGTGGCCCTCGGCCCCGAGAACAACCTGGTCCTCGTCAACTCCACCCTGCAGCTGGAGGATCCGGCTCCCAGCAAGGAGAACATGGACGCCCCCTGCTCCATCT GGTGCACACTGTGTGAGCGCTCATACGCCTCTGACTGTCCAGAGCACGGTCCGGTCACCTTCATCCCCGACGCGCCGATCCAAAGCCGGGCTCGCCTCTCTTTGCCGCGTCCGCTCTGCCTTCGCATCTCTGTAACCGACGAACCGCTTG GAGTGTTTGCACGGGATGTCATTCCCCAGAGAACCTGCTTCGGGCCAATGGTGGGGCAGCACTGCAGCAACGTGGATCTctctgattggccagaaaaGGACACGCCTCAGATCTGGAAG ATGTACCACAACAACGTGCTGGAATTCTACATCGTGACGACCGATGAGAACGAGTGCAACTGGATGATGTTTGTGCGCAAGGCGAG GACCCACGAAGAGCAAAATCTGGTGGCGTACCCTGCCAACGGGAAGCTGTTCTTCTGTACGACCACAGAGATTCACCCCGACCAGGAGCTGCTCTTCTACTACAGCCGAGACTACTGCAGGCTGATAG GTGTTCCTCAGGTCCCCGACGGCCAGATCTGCCAGTGTGGCAAAGAGTGCTCATCGTTCTCCGAGCTCAAGTCTCACCTCAACAGCCATAGCAGCAACCACAGCCATAACCAGCCTGTGCACAGCCACAGCCCATCGCTGCAGGACCACGCCcagacgcagcagcagcagccggcaCCACCTCAGCAGCACCAAGAGCTGCAGTCACAGCAGCCGCAGCACGTTCCACCCGAGGAGAAGCTGCTCAACGGCAGCTCCAGCGCCTCGTCCTCCCCCTGGCCTTGTAGCAACCCCGCCGCGGGACAAGCAAACGGCGATAGCCGCAGCGCTAACAGGAACTCCAACAGCGTCGCCTCCAGGGGAAGAGGCCAGGGCAGCGTGCGGGAGAAGAAGTTCAAGTGCAGCATGTGCTCTCGGGCTTTCATCACTTCCACGAAGCTGAACGTGCACTTCATGGGGCACGTAGGTATGAAGCCTCACAAGTGCGAGTACTGCAGCAAGGCGTTCAGCGATCCCAGCAACCTCAGGATGCACCTCAAGATTCACACAG GTCAGAAGAACTACAAATGCACAGTTTGCGGGAAGTCGTTCACTCAGAAATCTCACGTGGCTTCCCACATGCTCATCCACACCGGCGCAGAGAAGCTCAAGTGTGACCTTTGCGACAGATCATTCATCAGGAAACAAGACCTGAGACAACACATGTTCTCTCACACAAA TGAGCGTCAGATTCAGTGCACAAAGTGCAACAAGCACTTCCTGAAAACCAACCACCTGAAAAAACACATGAACTCTCACGAGGGCAAGAGAGACTTTGTCTGCGAGAAGTGCCACAAAGCTTTCCTTACTAAATACCACCTCACGCGTCACCTCAAGATCTGCAAAGGGCCCAAGAGGGACAGAACGACTCGAAAGGAAGAGAACGTTTtcaaggaagaggaggaggaagaagaggatgaggaggatgacGAAGAAGAGGAcagcagagggaggagaggTGGAGATGAACTGAATGATGAGGACTATGGTTTAGATGTTGGAGGTTATAATTCTGAAAAGTCCCTGTCCCCTCCTCATTGA
- the LOC103459492 gene encoding galactose-specific lectin nattectin-like isoform X2 encodes MKKWKPNWYFVVIGILSGLVATLMALFIREFVNNQDLRTSLEQMQLAADNADKLHRISFSKRLDYIWDLCDRSTLQCSRCLPGWKEHASRCFFLSDVDKEWENARIDCLHHKGDLAMVHNAEDQAFLTNLTFQFKKANPDTNFHSAWIGLQDLVKEGSFFWVNGDKLKLDVRFWRPGKPNNSVATRDTEQAGLDCVSILPPDAAGPEGWMNSWDDISCAGKRHYICETDALILA; translated from the coding sequence ATGAAGAAATGGAAACCCAACTGGTATTTTGTTGTGATCGGAATTTTGAGCGGGCTCGTTGCCACACTGATGGCACTCTTCATTCGTGAGTTTGTCAACAACCAAGACTTGAGGACGAGTCTAGAGCAGATGCAGCTTGCAGCGGACAACGCCGATAAACTGCACAGAATCAGTTTCTCCAAGCGGCTCGACTACATCTGGGATCTTTGTGACCGGTCCACGCTGCAGTGCTCCCGCTGCCTGCCGGGGTGGAAGGAGCACGCTTCCCGGTGCTTCTTCCTGTCCGACGTGGATAAGGAATGGGAAAATGCTCGCATCGATTGCCTCCACCACAAGGGGGACCTAGCTATGGTCCACAACGCGGAAGATCAGGCGTTCCTGACGAACCTGACGTTCCAGTTTAAAAAGGCAAATCCCGACACAAACTTCCACTCAGCGTGGATCGGACTGCAGGACTTGGTCAAGGAAGGAAGCTTCTTCTGGGTCAATGGAGACAAACTCAAACTTGATGTCCGATTCTGGAGACCTGGCAAGCCCAACAACTCCGTAGCTACCCGGGACACTGAGCAGGCCGGTCTGGACTGCGTGTCCATTCTACCGCCGGATGCGGCGGGACCTGAGGGCTGGATGAACAGCTGGGATGACATTAGTTGTGCAGGGAAACGTCACTACATCTGTGAGACTGATGCTCTGATTTTGGCCTAG
- the tmem209 gene encoding transmembrane protein 209 encodes MLTPPKEGMPSMIDKALRMRREEQARQIVLAWAVLNVSLAGMIYTEMSGKLLSRYYNITYWPIWYIELVLACLFSLNALFDFWKYFKYTMSPSTIAVTPQQHHLLGLRNTNIQPSPPQKPEKKETPAPAQSSPLQGQSVLSFSPSRPASSSPKFSPSCTPGYSPPLGSPSPPSSAGGPFTPSVAFGKVLNYSQSSGSSPYQNSIGSAEGSGLRARYRTSPSVFNSPGSKEDYMEDLKSLERFLRSEEEKSHRSQLGSPESVSPSHSPTFWNYSRSVGDYAQSLRKFLYQPACRSQAPSAHKDETDLGSKHAAEEVWARITTSRAAADHVDSWTAKLRNWISDTILVPLVKEIDSVNSQLRRMGCPELQIGEASISSLRQAAVMKASLIPTLTSIVQYLDITPNQEYLVDRIRELSHSGCMSSFRWNGGGDLKNRKWDTDLPTDCAILMHVFCTYLDSRLPPHPKYPDGKTFTSQHFSHTPDKPDVTKENLFCIHQSSTTPPHYQLIYQGHIYSLPKGRNNLFHTILMFLYVIKTKESGMLGRVNLGLSGVNILWIFEN; translated from the exons ATGCTGACCCCACCGAAGGAAGGGATGCCCAGCATGATAGACAAGGcgctgaggatgaggagggaggAGCAGGCTCGGCAGATCGTTCTCGCCTGGGCTGTGCTCAACGTCTCTCTAGCTGGCATGATTTACACGGAAAT GTCAGGGAAGCTGCTGAGCAGGTACTACAACATCACCTACTGGCCAATCTGGTACATCG AACTGGTCCTCGCCTGTCTTTTCAGTCTCAATGCTCTTTTTGACTTCTGGAAGTATTTCAAATACACAATGTCTCCGTCCACCATTGCCGTTACCCCTCAGCAGCATCACCTTCTGGGTCTTAGGAACACAA ATATCCAGCCCTCTCCTCCACAAAAGCCAGAGAAGAAAGAGACTCCAGCTCCCGCCCAGTCCTCTCCGCTCCAGGGCCAGAGTGTGCTGAGCTTCAGTCCCTCTCGCCCCGCCTCCAGCAGCCCCAAGTTCTCCCCCAGCTGTACGCCCGGTTATAGCCCGCCTCTGGGCAGCCCATCCCCACCAAGCAGCGCAGGAGGACCTTTTACCCCCTCAGTGGCCTTTGGAAAG GTGCTCAACTACAGTCAGTCTTCAGGCTCTTCTCCCTATCAGAACAGCATAGGGTCAGCAGAAGGCTCTGGCTTGAGAGCTCGGTATCGCACATCTCCTTCGGTGTTCAACTCTCCAGGAAGCAAGGAGGACTACATGGAAGATCTGAAGAGCCTGGAGCGGTTCCTGCGTTCCGAGGAGGAAAAAAGTCACCGCAGTCAGCTCG GCAGTCCAGAGTCCGTGTCTCCAAGCCACAGCCCTACTTTCTGGAACTACAGTCGTTCTGTGGGAGATTATGCCCAGAGCTTGAGGAAGTTCCTCTACCAGCCGGCGTGCCGCTCTCAGGCGCCGTCGGCGCACAAGGACGAGACAGACCTGGGTTCTAAACACGCTGCAGAAGAG GTGTGGGCCAGAATCACCACCAGTAGAGCCGCAGCGGATCACGTCGACAGCTGGACTGCCAAGCTTAGAAAT TGGATCAGTGACACCATTTTGGTCCCTCTGGTCAAAGAAATCGACTCTGTCAACAGCCAGCTGAGGAGGATGGGCTGTCCGGAGCTCCAGATAGGAG AGGCCAGCATTAGCAGCCTGAGACAGGCAGCAGTGATGAAAGCCTCCTTAATCCCCACGCTGACCTCTATTGTCCAGTACCTGGACATCACACCCAACCAGGAGTATCTAGTGGATCGCATAAGAG agcTGTCTCACAGTGGCTGCATGAGCTCCTTTCGCTGGAACGGTGGCGGCGATCTGAAGAACAGGAAGTGGGACACGGATCTCCCGACTGACTGCGCC ATCCTCATGCATGTGTTTTGCACATATTTGGACTCCAGGCTGCCCCCACATCCTAAGTACCCAGATGGGAAGACGTTTACTTCGCAGCACTTCAGCCACACTCCGGACAAACCTG ATGTTACCAAAGAGAACCTCTTTTGCATCCATCAAAGCAGCACCACACCCCCTCACTACCAGCTTATATACCAAGGACACATCTATAGTCTTCCTAAG GGAAGGAACAACCTGTTCCACACAATCCTCATGTTCCTCTACGTCATCAAGACCAAGGAGTCAGGGATGCTGGG gagggTAAATCTGGGCCTCTCTGGAGTGAACATCCTCTGGATATTTGAGAACTGA
- the LOC103459491 gene encoding CD209 antigen-like protein E, translating to MTLLTYLRNAIRLPRSNYTPPELAHAPRNRINRTAESKKKQKRQILIIVIKVLSGLLAILMSLFIREFVKEKDIMTSLEEMQLAVNSAKKLQKLMSSKRLDYIWDLCDRSTLQCSRCLPGWKEHASRCFFLSDVDKEWENARIDCLNYTGDLAVVLNAEDQAFLTNMTFQFKKANPGINVHSAWIGLQDLVNEGVHFWVNGKKIDPNVIYWRPGQPNNDTDPGDNVRDRHGQDCVSIIPPDVVGSDGWVNSWDDISCTWKRQYICETDALILP from the exons ATGACATTGCTCACGTATTTAAGAAACGCTATAAGGCTTCCCAG GTCTAACTACACACCACCAGAACTTGCCCATGCACCTCGGAACCGAATAAACCGCACCGCAGAGTCtaagaagaaacagaaacgtCAAATTTTGATTATTGTGATCAAAGTTTTGAGCGGGCTCCTTGCCATACTGATGTCACTCTTCATTCGCGAGTTTGTCAAGGAGAAAGACATAATGACGAGTCTAGAGGAGATGCAGCTTGCAGTGAACAGCGCCAAGAAACTACAAAAACTCATGTCCTCCAAGCGGCTCGACTACATCTGGGATCTTTGTGACCGGTCCACGCTGCAGTGCTCCCGCTGCCTGCCGGGGTGGAAGGAGCACGCTTCCCGGTGCTTCTTCCTGTCCGACGTGGATAAGGAATGGGAAAATGCTCGCATCGATTGCCTCAACTACACGGGGGACCTAGCTGTCGTCCTGAACGCCGAAGATCAGGCGTTCCTGACGAACATGACGTTCCAGTTTAAAAAGGCAAATCCCGGCATAAACGTCCACTCAGCGTGGATCGGGCTGCAGGACTTGGTCAATGAAGGAGTCCACTTCTGGGTCAATGGAAAGAAAATCGATCCGAATGTCATATACTGGAGACCTGGCCAACCCAACAACGACACAGATCCCGGTGACAATGTCCGTGATAGGCATGGTCAGGACTGCGTGTCCATAATACCGCCGGATGTGGTGGGGTCCGATGGCTGGGTGAACAGCTGGGATGACATTAGTTGTACATGGAAACGTCAATACATCTGTGAGACTGATGCTCTGATTTTGCCCTAG